A genomic region of Pseudomonas abietaniphila contains the following coding sequences:
- a CDS encoding ATP-binding protein, which produces MISLGQAMVSLDLRDLFKDGVALRIGTRAFDILELLIRHQGQLVSKEQILQRVWPDTVVEENNLQVHISALRKALGSDRDLIRTIPGRGYLLLGGEGGVVDAVEPEETPTTQWQPASHGNRLPAGVELVGRDALLGELNAALSDHHALITLIGPGGVGKTSLAVELGRQRLNDPSSAVYFVALAELEHPESLLDTFFQALGIDVCAGDPLAFLIQQLSQRSGLLILDNCEHLIDQVAALVEAILRGAPGLRILATSREPLRIGGERSLQVPPLTSPEPDASRDAILHSDSAQLFLRHWRALDYQVASTSDAELDDYSIDLVGEVCRRLDGIPLALEMAAARACALGLYQLVESLDESMHLLSASLRTAPPRQQTMQASLFWSYRLLSRDERTVLRQLADLDGRFTLEQACNALQCATLARSCVMDCMVRLATKSLLMVSAQGPFRFYRMLAATRICLRLGLGSERASEAHDPDPRGLDVPASLANLRAARAVPGGPDGYHARHQRALAVGH; this is translated from the coding sequence ATGATAAGTCTCGGTCAGGCTATGGTGTCCCTGGACCTCAGGGACCTTTTCAAAGACGGCGTTGCTCTGCGCATTGGCACTCGCGCGTTCGATATTCTCGAATTGCTGATCCGACATCAGGGGCAACTGGTGAGCAAGGAGCAGATCCTGCAACGGGTCTGGCCGGACACGGTCGTCGAGGAAAATAACCTGCAGGTGCACATCTCTGCGTTGCGCAAGGCGCTGGGCAGCGATCGTGATCTGATCCGCACGATTCCAGGGCGCGGCTACCTGTTATTGGGCGGCGAGGGTGGCGTGGTCGATGCGGTGGAGCCTGAAGAGACGCCCACGACTCAGTGGCAGCCAGCTTCGCACGGCAACAGATTGCCTGCCGGCGTAGAGCTGGTCGGACGCGACGCCTTGTTGGGCGAGCTCAATGCGGCGTTGAGCGACCACCATGCGTTGATCACGCTCATCGGCCCCGGAGGTGTCGGCAAGACCAGTCTGGCCGTGGAGCTGGGACGTCAGCGGCTAAACGACCCGTCGTCTGCGGTGTATTTCGTGGCGCTGGCCGAGTTGGAGCACCCTGAAAGTCTGCTCGACACATTCTTCCAGGCGTTGGGGATCGACGTTTGCGCGGGTGATCCGCTGGCGTTTCTGATTCAACAGCTTTCTCAGCGCTCGGGCTTGCTCATCCTGGACAACTGCGAACACCTGATCGATCAGGTGGCGGCGCTGGTGGAGGCGATCCTGCGTGGCGCGCCGGGTTTGCGGATCCTGGCGACCAGTCGCGAACCGCTGCGTATTGGCGGCGAGCGCAGTCTTCAAGTGCCGCCATTGACATCGCCGGAGCCGGATGCGAGCCGTGACGCCATTCTGCACAGCGACTCGGCGCAGCTCTTTCTCAGGCACTGGCGAGCGCTGGATTATCAGGTCGCCAGCACCAGCGATGCCGAACTGGACGACTACAGCATCGATCTGGTGGGTGAGGTGTGCCGGCGTCTCGACGGCATCCCGTTGGCGCTTGAGATGGCCGCCGCCCGGGCGTGTGCGCTGGGTTTGTATCAGCTGGTCGAGAGCCTGGACGAGAGCATGCACCTGCTGTCCGCCAGTCTGCGAACGGCACCGCCTCGCCAGCAGACGATGCAGGCGTCACTGTTCTGGAGTTATCGCCTGTTGAGTCGCGATGAGCGCACGGTGCTCAGGCAACTTGCCGATCTGGACGGACGTTTCACCCTTGAGCAGGCTTGTAATGCCTTACAGTGCGCGACGCTTGCCCGTAGCTGCGTGATGGACTGCATGGTCAGGCTGGCGACCAAGTCGCTGCTGATGGTGTCGGCGCAAGGACCCTTCCGGTTTTACCGGATGCTGGCGGCGACCCGCATCTGTCTGCGGCTGGGCTTGGGCTCTGAACGGGCAAGCGAGGCGCATGATCCTGACCCTCGCGGTCTGGATGTCCCCGCGTCGCTGGCAAACCTGCGCGCCGCCAGGGCTGTTCCCGGCGGGCCCGACGGGTATCATGCGCGACATCAGAGAGCGCTGGCGGTCGGCCACTGA
- a CDS encoding MFS transporter, which produces MTTPLTSTLKAPTQGLSRAMVLLFAFCCGAIVANLYYAQPIVELIAPDLGLSSGNASLIVSLTQIGYALGLLFLVPLSDLVENRKLMIATAVVAGASLLAAATLQHANGFLLVSLVIGFSSVSVQMLIPLAAHLAPEQSRGQVVGNIMSGLLLGILLARPLSSLVADHFGWRAVFLYAAAVMLAIVAVLALTIPKRVPDHKASYGELLKSLMTLMRRHAVLRQRALYQGLLFAAFSLFWTAVPMELARRFGLSQTQIAIFALVGAMGAIAAPIAGRLADRGLTQRASLVALVLAPVAFLLGLKGPGYSVVGLAVTGVLLDFAVQMSMVLGQRAIYALDPASRGRLNALYMTSIFVGGAIGSALASGLYEHHGWQGVISLGAGLPVLALVVYLIVGFKKRV; this is translated from the coding sequence ATGACCACTCCCCTGACTTCCACGCTCAAGGCGCCCACGCAAGGGTTGTCCCGCGCCATGGTGCTGCTTTTTGCCTTTTGCTGCGGTGCCATCGTCGCCAATCTTTACTACGCCCAGCCCATCGTCGAGCTGATTGCGCCGGACCTGGGCCTCTCGTCCGGTAACGCCAGTCTCATCGTGTCGCTGACCCAGATCGGTTATGCGTTGGGCCTGCTGTTTCTGGTTCCGCTGTCTGACCTGGTCGAAAACCGCAAACTGATGATCGCCACCGCCGTGGTGGCCGGCGCCAGCCTGTTGGCGGCCGCAACGCTGCAGCACGCCAACGGATTCCTGCTGGTGTCACTGGTCATCGGCTTCAGTTCGGTGTCGGTGCAGATGCTGATTCCGCTGGCTGCCCACCTGGCGCCCGAGCAGTCTCGCGGCCAGGTCGTGGGCAACATCATGAGTGGCCTGCTGCTGGGCATCCTGCTCGCCCGTCCGCTGTCGAGCCTGGTCGCCGACCATTTCGGCTGGCGCGCGGTGTTCCTGTACGCCGCCGCGGTGATGCTGGCGATCGTCGCCGTGCTGGCGTTGACCATCCCGAAACGCGTGCCTGACCATAAAGCGTCGTACGGTGAGTTGTTGAAATCGCTGATGACGCTGATGCGTCGGCATGCGGTATTGCGCCAGCGTGCGCTGTATCAAGGCTTGCTGTTCGCGGCGTTCAGTTTGTTCTGGACCGCGGTGCCGATGGAGTTGGCGCGTCGTTTCGGCCTGTCGCAGACCCAGATCGCAATATTCGCGCTGGTGGGCGCCATGGGCGCAATCGCCGCGCCGATAGCGGGTCGGTTGGCTGACAGAGGCCTCACGCAACGAGCTTCGCTGGTGGCGTTGGTGCTGGCGCCAGTTGCCTTTCTGTTGGGATTGAAAGGCCCTGGCTACAGCGTGGTCGGGCTGGCGGTGACGGGCGTGTTGCTCGACTTTGCGGTGCAGATGAGCATGGTGTTGGGCCAACGGGCGATTTATGCGCTGGATCCGGCGAGCCGTGGGCGTTTGAACGCGTTGTACATGACGAGCATTTTTGTCGGTGGCGCGATAGGTTCGGCGCTGGCCAGCGGGCTGTATGAGCACCATGGCTGGCAGGGTGTGATCTCGTTGGGAGCGGGTCTGCCAGTGCTGGCGCTGGTGGTGTATTTGATCGTTGGTTTTAAGAAGCGCGTGTAG
- a CDS encoding xanthine dehydrogenase family protein molybdopterin-binding subunit, producing MKNRHDEVDQGRRAFLINGALVVGFAMVPGAGRAFADTEVDTLGTQVLAPDLPGSLRTNPFLDAWIRIDEKDGITVYTGKVELGTGVKTALLQVAAERLEVTPQSIRFLTADTALTPNEGYTAGSHTMFDSGTALFNAAAQVRQLLLESAARQWGQPVDTLSTRDGNVLGREGRSMTYVQAVAGVQLHRYASADSPKKSPEHFTLIGHSMPRLDIPGKVSGVASYVQDMRLPGMLHARVIRPPRRGSQLLEIDQAVIEQMNGVLKLVRDGSYLAVVAKDEWQAIKAMRKGYEVARWSDGNPLPDARNIHQLLTELPSRRYPITSKGTPDAPVPHGWKTKVTKQYLMHGSIGPSCSVAWFKDGVLTVWTHTQGVYPLRAGIAEMVGLPVQQVRCIHVEGSGCYGHNGADDAAADAALIAMAMPGQPVRLQWMREQENLWEPYSSAMRVELDVGMDGSGRLQHWNTELWTTPHNERIVNAGRLMPSWLLARPFTPSPSVPIAQPEGDGDRNVVPLYDVASSRINMTFVTQMPFRTSAMRSLGAHINVFSIESAMDQMAAQAGVDPVQFRLQNLSDPRARAVIEHTAKAFGWPQKAPGPGSGIGFAFARYKNIMGYCAIAVQVHVQRQTGEVMIDRVVTAVDVGQIVTPDGLRNQVEGGIVQSASWTLYEQVDYDPQGVRSYDWSGYPIIRFPALPRQVEVELIDQPGQPFLGAAEIVQGPMAAALGNALSQAVGRRLVDLPLARRGWQLRE from the coding sequence ATGAAGAACCGTCATGATGAGGTGGATCAGGGCCGCCGCGCCTTCCTGATCAATGGTGCGCTGGTGGTCGGGTTCGCCATGGTTCCGGGCGCCGGTCGGGCGTTTGCCGATACCGAAGTCGACACCCTCGGGACTCAGGTGCTGGCGCCGGACTTACCGGGCAGCCTGCGCACGAACCCGTTCCTCGATGCGTGGATTCGCATCGACGAGAAAGACGGCATTACCGTGTACACCGGCAAGGTCGAACTGGGGACAGGCGTCAAGACGGCGTTGCTGCAAGTCGCCGCCGAGCGCCTTGAGGTCACGCCCCAGTCGATCCGGTTCCTGACAGCCGACACCGCGTTGACACCCAACGAGGGCTACACGGCGGGCAGCCACACGATGTTCGACAGCGGCACGGCATTGTTCAACGCCGCTGCGCAGGTTCGACAGTTGCTGCTGGAATCCGCTGCGCGGCAATGGGGGCAACCGGTCGACACCCTGAGTACCCGAGACGGGAACGTGCTGGGTCGTGAAGGTCGATCCATGACCTACGTTCAGGCCGTTGCGGGCGTGCAACTGCACCGCTATGCGAGTGCCGATTCGCCGAAAAAATCTCCCGAACACTTCACATTGATCGGCCACTCGATGCCGCGTCTGGACATTCCGGGCAAAGTCAGCGGCGTCGCCAGCTACGTGCAGGACATGCGTCTGCCCGGCATGCTGCATGCGCGGGTCATCCGTCCGCCCAGGCGCGGCAGCCAGTTGCTGGAAATCGATCAGGCGGTCATCGAGCAAATGAACGGCGTGCTCAAGCTGGTGCGCGACGGCAGCTACCTGGCGGTGGTCGCCAAGGACGAGTGGCAGGCGATCAAGGCCATGCGCAAAGGCTATGAAGTGGCGCGCTGGTCCGATGGGAACCCGTTGCCTGACGCCCGAAACATACATCAATTGCTCACCGAGCTTCCTTCACGGCGGTATCCCATTACCAGCAAAGGCACGCCGGATGCGCCCGTGCCCCACGGCTGGAAGACCAAGGTCACCAAGCAATACCTGATGCATGGCTCTATCGGGCCGTCGTGTTCGGTTGCCTGGTTCAAGGACGGCGTGTTGACGGTCTGGACGCACACCCAGGGTGTTTACCCCTTGCGTGCGGGCATCGCCGAAATGGTGGGTCTGCCTGTGCAGCAGGTGCGTTGCATCCACGTCGAAGGTTCAGGGTGTTACGGCCACAACGGCGCCGACGATGCTGCCGCCGACGCGGCGTTGATCGCGATGGCGATGCCAGGCCAGCCGGTGCGGCTGCAATGGATGCGCGAGCAGGAAAACCTCTGGGAGCCCTACAGCTCGGCCATGCGTGTCGAGCTGGATGTCGGTATGGACGGTTCCGGTCGCTTGCAGCACTGGAACACCGAACTGTGGACCACGCCGCACAACGAGCGGATCGTCAACGCAGGTCGCTTGATGCCCTCATGGTTACTGGCCCGACCCTTTACGCCGTCGCCTTCGGTGCCCATCGCGCAGCCCGAGGGCGACGGCGACCGAAACGTCGTGCCGCTGTACGACGTCGCCAGCAGCCGGATCAACATGACCTTCGTCACGCAGATGCCGTTCCGGACGTCGGCGATGCGTTCGCTGGGGGCGCACATCAACGTCTTCAGCATTGAAAGCGCGATGGACCAGATGGCGGCACAGGCGGGTGTCGATCCGGTTCAGTTTCGCTTGCAGAACCTCAGTGACCCCCGCGCACGGGCCGTTATCGAGCACACGGCCAAAGCGTTTGGCTGGCCGCAAAAGGCGCCAGGTCCCGGGAGCGGTATCGGTTTTGCGTTCGCCCGTTACAAGAACATCATGGGCTACTGCGCGATCGCGGTTCAGGTGCACGTCCAGCGACAAACAGGCGAGGTGATGATCGACCGGGTGGTGACGGCGGTGGATGTCGGGCAGATCGTGACGCCAGACGGTCTGCGCAATCAGGTCGAGGGCGGGATCGTTCAATCGGCCAGCTGGACCCTCTACGAGCAGGTGGATTATGACCCGCAGGGTGTGCGCAGTTATGACTGGAGCGGTTATCCGATCATCCGGTTTCCAGCGTTGCCGCGTCAGGTCGAGGTGGAATTGATCGATCAGCCGGGCCAGCCGTTTCTGGGGGCAGCGGAGATTGTGCAGGGGCCGATGGCGGCGGCGCTGGGGAATGCGTTGAGCCAGGCGGTAGGGCGACGGCTGGTGGATTTGCCGTTGGCGCGGCGGGGCTGGCAACTACGCGAATAG
- a CDS encoding (2Fe-2S)-binding protein: MITLNVNGKDHQLDIDPDMPLLYALRNHLELNGAKYGCGLGQCGACTVMVGDKPVFSCLVPAAAASGKTVRTVEGLGSADKPGPLQAAFIDAQAAQCGYCIAGMIMRAQALIETVPHPSDEQIREHMAPNLCRCGTHMRIFSAIKAVVASGVKA; this comes from the coding sequence ATGATCACCTTGAACGTCAACGGCAAGGATCATCAGCTGGATATCGATCCCGACATGCCCCTGTTATATGCCTTGCGTAATCATCTGGAACTCAACGGTGCCAAGTACGGCTGTGGCCTGGGTCAGTGCGGCGCGTGCACCGTGATGGTCGGCGACAAACCGGTGTTTTCCTGCCTGGTACCGGCCGCCGCGGCGTCGGGCAAAACGGTCCGCACCGTGGAAGGGCTCGGCAGCGCCGACAAGCCGGGACCATTGCAGGCCGCGTTCATCGACGCGCAGGCCGCGCAATGCGGTTACTGCATCGCCGGCATGATCATGCGCGCTCAGGCCTTGATCGAGACGGTGCCGCACCCTTCTGATGAACAGATTCGCGAACACATGGCGCCCAACCTGTGCCGCTGCGGGACTCACATGCGGATCTTCTCGGCGATCAAGGCCGTGGTCGCCAGCGGGGTGAAAGCATGA
- a CDS encoding cytochrome c: MKRMTLWAVLLIALIGVIVCAVMMWRPSIKPLDTPVTADATKIERGARVVEQGDCAVCHTRPGGAYMAGGLPLVTPFGTLYTTNITPDRDTGIGNWPEEAFVRAMRKGISRDGHFLYPAFPYVHYSRMSNADISDAYAYLMSVDPVQARAPENHMMFPMNFRPLVSFWNLLFLRDDPLVPVAGQSERWNRGRYLVEGAGHCSSCHTPLNFIGGEKSSEHLGGGLVDGWHAPALTGMAQAANPWTPEQLVAYLRGEVAPGHGGAAGPMLPVSLSMAQLPRADAEAVAEYILSLSADKTAPVSSCVAAPPAATKPDQSEGAALFAGACAGCHGGGAPMRTIDGRPGLSVVSAATSDSPRNLIKTILEGIPLSTRAPSHYMPGFADSLDDAHVAALAGYLRGQACAAKPWADLEKTVTTIRHEGESK, from the coding sequence ATGAAGCGAATGACGCTCTGGGCAGTGTTGCTGATCGCATTGATCGGCGTAATCGTGTGCGCCGTGATGATGTGGCGCCCGTCCATCAAACCGCTCGACACGCCGGTCACGGCGGACGCCACGAAGATCGAGCGCGGCGCCCGGGTCGTGGAGCAGGGCGACTGTGCGGTCTGCCACACGCGACCCGGCGGTGCCTACATGGCGGGCGGGCTGCCGCTGGTGACGCCGTTCGGCACCCTCTACACCACCAACATCACCCCTGACCGGGATACCGGCATCGGCAATTGGCCGGAAGAAGCCTTTGTTCGTGCGATGCGCAAAGGCATCTCCCGCGACGGGCATTTTCTTTACCCGGCGTTCCCCTACGTGCATTACAGCCGGATGTCGAACGCCGACATCAGCGACGCTTACGCTTATTTGATGAGCGTCGACCCGGTGCAGGCGCGCGCGCCGGAAAATCACATGATGTTCCCGATGAACTTCCGGCCACTGGTGTCGTTCTGGAACCTGCTGTTCCTTCGCGACGACCCGTTGGTGCCGGTCGCAGGGCAGTCGGAACGTTGGAACCGAGGGCGTTATCTTGTCGAGGGCGCAGGGCATTGCTCGTCGTGCCACACGCCTCTCAACTTCATCGGTGGCGAAAAATCCAGCGAGCATCTGGGGGGCGGTCTGGTGGATGGCTGGCACGCGCCGGCCCTGACCGGCATGGCCCAGGCGGCCAATCCGTGGACGCCGGAGCAACTGGTGGCTTACCTGCGCGGTGAAGTCGCGCCGGGTCATGGTGGCGCCGCCGGGCCGATGCTACCCGTGAGCCTGAGCATGGCGCAGCTGCCTCGGGCGGATGCCGAAGCCGTCGCTGAATACATCCTCAGCCTGAGCGCTGACAAAACTGCGCCGGTGTCGAGTTGCGTTGCGGCTCCGCCCGCAGCAACCAAACCCGATCAAAGCGAAGGCGCGGCGTTGTTCGCAGGCGCCTGTGCAGGTTGCCATGGCGGTGGTGCCCCGATGCGCACGATTGACGGCCGCCCAGGCCTGAGCGTGGTGTCTGCAGCGACCTCGGACAGTCCGCGCAACCTGATCAAAACGATCCTCGAAGGCATTCCGTTGTCGACCCGCGCGCCCAGTCATTACATGCCAGGGTTCGCTGACTCCCTCGACGACGCTCACGTCGCCGCACTGGCCGGTTACCTGCGCGGTCAGGCGTGTGCCGCCAAACCATGGGCCGACCTTGAAAAAACCGTCACCACGATTCGTCATGAGGGGGAGTCGAAATGA
- a CDS encoding AraC family transcriptional regulator, with the protein MNAPLIKQLSHDRFTAVRIRQTTPDPEKVIDIPCLDAFSIIVQLQDFAAHRLWHGRRLNYSGGYHAGSVSLPFMGNELRCQHRSAYDNLRLTISRQTLDELQAERGGKKMGVFRYEQGGAQDAVLFHLAQAMLPALQQPETANRLFLDHLLLAMCSHAIDRYGRVAPVSGKPHASLTPAQLAIAKDMIASQLDGELSVERIAQECALTRSHFSRAFKQATGIAPHAWLLKMRVERARELLRAVPPIPMAQIAQDCGFADQPHLTRVFTRLTGETPSAWRNRQRGMGLFSSQASE; encoded by the coding sequence TTGAATGCGCCCCTGATCAAACAGCTGAGCCATGACAGATTCACCGCCGTGCGCATCAGACAGACAACGCCCGACCCTGAAAAAGTCATCGATATTCCCTGTCTCGATGCGTTCTCGATCATCGTCCAACTGCAGGATTTCGCCGCCCATCGTTTGTGGCACGGACGACGGCTTAATTATTCTGGCGGCTATCACGCGGGCAGCGTGTCCTTGCCCTTCATGGGCAACGAGCTGCGCTGCCAGCATCGTTCGGCTTACGACAACCTTCGACTGACGATCTCCCGCCAGACACTGGACGAGCTGCAGGCTGAGCGCGGCGGCAAGAAAATGGGCGTCTTTCGGTACGAGCAGGGCGGTGCTCAGGACGCCGTGCTGTTTCACTTGGCCCAGGCGATGTTGCCCGCTTTACAGCAACCCGAGACGGCTAACCGACTGTTTCTCGATCATCTGTTATTGGCAATGTGCAGCCACGCCATCGATCGGTACGGGCGTGTTGCGCCGGTATCCGGAAAGCCCCACGCGTCACTGACCCCTGCACAGTTGGCCATCGCCAAGGACATGATCGCCAGTCAGCTGGACGGTGAACTGTCGGTGGAACGCATTGCCCAGGAATGCGCACTGACCCGCAGCCACTTTTCCCGGGCCTTCAAACAGGCGACAGGCATCGCGCCTCATGCCTGGCTGTTGAAAATGCGCGTCGAGCGTGCGCGAGAACTGCTGCGCGCCGTGCCGCCCATTCCCATGGCGCAGATCGCGCAGGATTGCGGGTTTGCCGATCAGCCACACCTGACCCGCGTGTTCACCCGCCTGACCGGTGAAACCCCCAGCGCCTGGCGCAATCGGCAACGAGGCATGGGACTTTTTTCGAGTCAGGCGTCGGAATGA
- a CDS encoding MBL fold metallo-hydrolase: MIAGLGMALSIPFAAAQPPAQQKTQAPGYFRLAVGDYEVTALFDGYNDLSPKLLKGMKPEEIRALLARHAIETPGVQTAFNAFLINTGKNLILVDTGAGQCIGETAGMLPQNIKAAGYQPEQIDTILLTHLHLDHVCGLVDANKQPVFANATVYAAKPEADYWLDPTALNRVPEQAKAYFKIAQDSTAPYVAAGRFKTFDAGQSPVAEVRTTLEAGHTPGSTTYQFTSNGQSILFIGDLVHNLAVQFEHPEVSIAFDENSNNAIASRDAVFSDAAKRKIWVAAAHLPFPGTGHIVAVGKHFQWVPVEYGPYQRAAHVPLVD; this comes from the coding sequence ATGATTGCGGGACTGGGCATGGCCTTGTCCATCCCCTTCGCCGCCGCGCAACCCCCTGCCCAGCAGAAAACCCAGGCGCCGGGTTATTTCCGCCTTGCCGTGGGCGATTACGAAGTCACCGCGTTGTTCGATGGTTACAACGACCTGTCACCCAAGTTGCTCAAAGGCATGAAGCCCGAAGAGATTCGTGCGCTCTTGGCCCGGCATGCCATCGAAACCCCGGGCGTTCAGACCGCGTTCAATGCCTTTCTGATCAATACCGGCAAAAACCTGATCCTGGTCGACACCGGCGCCGGGCAGTGCATCGGTGAAACCGCCGGCATGCTGCCGCAGAACATCAAGGCCGCCGGGTATCAGCCGGAACAAATCGATACGATCCTGCTGACCCACCTGCACCTGGATCACGTATGCGGGCTGGTCGACGCCAACAAGCAGCCGGTGTTTGCCAATGCCACGGTCTATGCCGCCAAACCCGAAGCCGATTACTGGCTGGACCCGACGGCACTGAATCGCGTACCGGAACAAGCCAAAGCCTATTTCAAGATCGCCCAGGATTCGACGGCGCCTTACGTGGCGGCCGGTCGCTTCAAGACCTTCGATGCGGGCCAGTCCCCTGTCGCTGAAGTGCGCACCACGCTGGAGGCGGGGCACACGCCGGGCAGCACGACTTATCAGTTCACCTCGAACGGGCAAAGCATCCTGTTCATCGGCGACCTGGTGCACAACCTCGCCGTGCAGTTCGAGCACCCGGAGGTCAGCATCGCCTTCGATGAAAACAGCAATAACGCCATCGCCAGCCGCGATGCCGTCTTCAGCGATGCAGCTAAGCGCAAGATCTGGGTCGCGGCCGCCCATTTGCCGTTCCCCGGCACCGGCCACATCGTAGCGGTCGGCAAGCATTTCCAGTGGGTGCCGGTCGAGTACGGTCCTTATCAGCGTGCGGCACACGTGCCTTTGGTCGACTAA
- a CDS encoding mechanosensitive ion channel family protein produces MSTAVPHYSLAWSLLLLLADVVAWHLLADRNRLARIATRLAGFVAYSLVIINAGVSPLEAPAWPDDSALQFGATALAIVWWMYAARTLTVLLGLLLTGRVGHSGRLLQEVIGAVIFLIAIVAAAGYVLQLPVKGLLATSGAMAIIVGLALQSTLSDVFSGIILNTTKPYQVDDSISIDGMEGKVMDIDWRATHLLTGVGTMVVIPNSVAAKAKIVNLSRPANIHGVSINIMMSPHIRPRRVLDALERALQGCSALLPTPRPRAVVKDTSPTTIEYSVTGFISDLANKSDVRNLLFDLAYRHLEAAGIAWQSETTAEAVSRPRALLDEVKIFRTSTADEKAQLAQTMVSREYTTGQTIVELGDITDGLLVIATGVVSANVPDGSTMVEVGRMGPGEVMGEQSVLADTPSEARFIALTSCVVYRIDKAATRQCMEHRADITTALNKLQAIRQQSTQHVLLRKPVIIKKNNFLGWLQKR; encoded by the coding sequence ATGTCTACAGCCGTCCCCCACTACTCGCTGGCCTGGAGCCTGCTTCTGCTGTTGGCCGACGTGGTCGCCTGGCACCTCCTGGCCGACCGCAACCGCCTGGCGCGGATCGCCACTCGCCTGGCCGGATTTGTCGCCTATAGCCTGGTGATCATCAATGCCGGCGTCAGCCCGCTGGAAGCGCCGGCCTGGCCGGACGACAGCGCGCTTCAGTTTGGCGCGACGGCGCTGGCGATTGTCTGGTGGATGTATGCGGCTCGCACCCTGACCGTCTTGTTGGGCCTGTTGCTGACGGGACGCGTCGGCCACAGTGGGCGACTGTTGCAGGAGGTCATTGGCGCAGTGATCTTCCTGATCGCCATCGTGGCGGCCGCCGGTTATGTGTTGCAGTTGCCGGTGAAAGGTCTGCTGGCGACCTCCGGCGCCATGGCGATCATCGTCGGCCTCGCGTTGCAGAGCACATTGAGCGACGTGTTCTCCGGGATCATTCTCAACACCACCAAGCCCTATCAGGTGGATGACTCGATCTCCATTGATGGCATGGAAGGCAAGGTCATGGACATAGACTGGCGCGCCACGCACCTGCTGACCGGGGTCGGCACAATGGTGGTGATCCCCAACTCGGTGGCGGCCAAGGCGAAAATCGTGAATTTGAGCCGACCGGCCAATATTCACGGGGTGTCCATCAACATCATGATGTCGCCGCATATCCGCCCGCGTCGGGTACTCGATGCACTTGAACGCGCTTTGCAGGGTTGCAGCGCGCTGCTGCCGACACCCCGCCCCCGCGCCGTCGTCAAAGACACCAGCCCGACGACCATTGAATACTCCGTCACCGGTTTCATCAGCGACCTGGCGAACAAGAGCGATGTGCGCAATTTGCTGTTCGACCTGGCGTATCGTCACCTGGAAGCGGCCGGTATTGCCTGGCAGTCGGAAACCACGGCCGAAGCCGTGTCGCGCCCGAGGGCATTGCTGGACGAAGTGAAGATTTTCCGCACCAGCACAGCCGACGAGAAAGCCCAGTTGGCGCAGACCATGGTGTCGCGCGAATACACGACCGGTCAGACCATCGTCGAACTAGGGGACATCACTGACGGGCTGCTGGTCATCGCCACCGGCGTGGTCTCGGCCAACGTGCCGGATGGCAGCACTATGGTCGAGGTCGGGCGTATGGGCCCGGGCGAAGTGATGGGCGAACAGAGCGTACTTGCCGATACCCCTTCGGAGGCGCGCTTCATCGCCCTCACCTCCTGCGTCGTCTACCGCATCGACAAAGCCGCCACCCGCCAGTGCATGGAACACCGCGCCGACATCACCACCGCGCTGAACAAACTGCAGGCGATTCGTCAGCAAAGCACCCA